CCGCAAGCCGGGAAGCGATGCTCCGGCGGCAGGCGCTCCGATGGAAGAGCATAAGGCGCATTGACCAGCCGCCTTCTGACCACCGACGAGGCCGCGCTCGCCAGGACGATGTTCGGCGACGCGATCGCCTATGACAAGGTGCGTGTCCATAACCGCAAATATTGGCCCTTCCAGCCCCGAACGGTGACCATGGCACCCGACGGCGATCTGTGGCTCCATCCCGGGGGCGGCCTGTTCTGCGCCGATTTCTGTGCCAGCCCGCTTCATCTCCAGGGCCTCTTCATCCATGAGATGACCCATGTCTGGCAGGCGCAGCGGTCGGGCAAATATTGGCTGCCGCTGATGCGACACCCCTTCTGCCGTTATGACTATGTGGTCCTGCCGGGCAAACCCTTCACCCGTTACGGCATCGAACAACAGGCCGAGATCGTCCGCCACGCCTTTCTGCTACGCCGAGGCGCGACGCTGCCGGGTAAACCCGGCCTCGCCATCTATGATACATTGCTGCCCTTTCGGGATAGCTAACGCCGAAGACGGCAAATCCCCCTCCCCCCCTTCATCTTCCCCCCCGCTTGTTCTATGGCCGCAAGCCTAGTTGCCGAGGGAATGCCATTTTGATCCTGGACCTTGCCGCCGCCGCTTCAGGCGCCATCCGCTTCGACCAGCTGGGGCTTAGCCCCATCGCCCTGAACCTGGGCTTCTTCACGCTCAAATGGTATAGCCTCGCCTATCTGGCCGGCATCCTGATCGGCTATTGGTATCTGTTGAAGCTGATCGCCCAGCCCGGTTCGCCGATGGCGCGGCGCCATGCCGACGACATGATCTTCTATGCGACGCTGGGCATCATCATCGGCGGCCGGCTCGCCTATGTCTTCTTCTACCAGCCCGAAATCCTCCAGCATCCGCTCGACATCTTCAAGCTGTGGAATGGCGGCATGTCCTTCCATGGCGGGGCAGCCGGCGTGTCGCTCGGCATCCTCTACATGGCGCGCAAGGAGAAGCTGAGCTGGCTGCGCATCCACGACTATGTCGCCTGCGTCGTGCCCTTCGGCCTGTTCTTCGGCCGCCTCGCCAATTTCGTGAACGGCGAATTGTGGGGCAAGGAAACCGATGTGCCCTGGGCGATGATCTTCCCGACCGGCGGCCCCTTCGCCCGCCACCCAAGCCAGCTCTACGAAGCCTTTTTCGAGGGTATCATCCTCTTCTGCATCCTCGCCTTCGCTTTCTGGAAGACGCGCGCGCGCTACAAGCCCGGCATGCTCGTCGGCCTGTTCCTCTTCTTCTACGGCATCTTCCGCTTTGGCGTCGAATATTTCCGCGAGGCCGATGCCCAGTTGATGGAATTTGCCCAGAAGACCGGCCTGCATATGGGCCAGTGGCTGTGCGTGCCGATGATCCTGGGCGGGCTCTATCTGATCGTCACCGCCAAGGGCCGGCGCGTGCGCGTGGAACCGATCGCAGGCAGCGCGAGTGTCAGCTGATGCCCTGCCCAGCCAGTTGAGCCTCGCCGAGCGCCTGGCCCGCCAGATCGATTCGGGCGGACCGATCTCGATCGCCCATTATATGGGCGAGGCGAACCAGCATTATTATGCCACGCGCGACCCGCTGGGGCTGGAAGGCGACTTCACCACGGCGCCGGAAATCAGCCAGATGTTCGGCGAACTGATCGGCCTGTGCCTCGCCGATGTCTGGCTGCGCTCGGGCCGGCGCGCCGACCCGCTCTATGTCGAGTTGGGACCGGGACGCGGCACACTGGCGGCCGACGCGCTCCGCGCGATGGAGGGCGCGGCGGTAACCTCGCGCATCCATTTCGTCGAGACCAGCCCAACGCTGCGCGAACGGCAGCGCGCCCAGATTCCCCATGTCATTCATCATGACAATGTTGAAGGCCTGCCCGACCAGGCACCCATGCTGGTGGTCGCCAACGAGTTTTTCGATGCTCTCCCCGTGCGTCAGATGGTCCGCGTTGGCGATGAATGGCGCGAGCGCGTCGTGGTCCGGCGCGAGGAGGAAGGCCGTTTTCTGCCGGTACCCGGTTATCGTCGGATCGAATCGGGCCTGCCGCCGATGGCCGCACAGGCGCCCGAGGGCGCGATCATCGAAATGGCACAGGCCGGCGCGACCGCCGGTTATACCCTGGCCAGTCGCATCGCCCGCCAGGGCGGCGTCGCGCTCATCATCGACTATGGCTATGAAGGCCCGGCGCTCGGCGATACGCTACAGGCGGTCAAGAACCACCAGTTCACCGACCCTTTCACCGATCCGGGCGAAAGTGACCTCACCACCCATGTCGACTTCACCCTGCTCGGCAATGTCGCGCGCCAGGCCGGCCTGCGCGTCCATGGCCCGGTGACCCAGGGCCATTTTCTCCAGCATCTGGGAATCGACGTGCGTGCTTCCGTGCTTGCCAAGGGCAGCCCGGACCGTGCGGCCGACCTGGAGGCGCAGCGCCACCGCCTGACCGACGAGGCGGAGATGGGCACCTTGTTCAAGGTGATGGCCTGGTCTCACCCCGACTGGGCCGATCCGGCCGGGTTCGAGAAATAGGGCGCGGCCTTCAGTCTTCCTGGTGGTAGCGGCTGAGCTTGCGGATGAAGCCGATCAGGCCGGTCTGGCGACTGCGCTTCATCCGTTCGGCGTGCAGGATGGTGCGCACGCGCTCGAAACATTCCTCGACATCGACATTGCACAATACATAGTCATAGCCGTCCCAGTGGGCGATCTCGCCCGCCGCGCGCGCCATGCGCCCCTCGATCACTTCGTTGCTGTCGGTCGCCCGCCCGCGCAGGCGCTTTTCCAGTTCCTCCATCGAGGGCGGCAGGATGAAGATACGAACCACGTCGCCGCCCGCGATCTGATGCAACTGCTGCGCACCCTGCCAGTCGATGTCGAACAGCACATCCTTGCCGCTCTTGAGCATCGCCTCGACCGGCGCGCGCGGCGTGCCATAG
The sequence above is drawn from the Sphingobium sp. AP49 genome and encodes:
- the lgt gene encoding prolipoprotein diacylglyceryl transferase — translated: MILDLAAAASGAIRFDQLGLSPIALNLGFFTLKWYSLAYLAGILIGYWYLLKLIAQPGSPMARRHADDMIFYATLGIIIGGRLAYVFFYQPEILQHPLDIFKLWNGGMSFHGGAAGVSLGILYMARKEKLSWLRIHDYVACVVPFGLFFGRLANFVNGELWGKETDVPWAMIFPTGGPFARHPSQLYEAFFEGIILFCILAFAFWKTRARYKPGMLVGLFLFFYGIFRFGVEYFREADAQLMEFAQKTGLHMGQWLCVPMILGGLYLIVTAKGRRVRVEPIAGSASVS
- a CDS encoding SAM-dependent methyltransferase, with amino-acid sequence MSADALPSQLSLAERLARQIDSGGPISIAHYMGEANQHYYATRDPLGLEGDFTTAPEISQMFGELIGLCLADVWLRSGRRADPLYVELGPGRGTLAADALRAMEGAAVTSRIHFVETSPTLRERQRAQIPHVIHHDNVEGLPDQAPMLVVANEFFDALPVRQMVRVGDEWRERVVVRREEEGRFLPVPGYRRIESGLPPMAAQAPEGAIIEMAQAGATAGYTLASRIARQGGVALIIDYGYEGPALGDTLQAVKNHQFTDPFTDPGESDLTTHVDFTLLGNVARQAGLRVHGPVTQGHFLQHLGIDVRASVLAKGSPDRAADLEAQRHRLTDEAEMGTLFKVMAWSHPDWADPAGFEK
- the gmk gene encoding guanylate kinase — its product is MADNIPTDTPDFKRRGVLFVLSSPSGAGKSTIARKLLASEPELSMSVSATTRSMRPGEVDGKDYHFVDLEEFRRMANEHEFLEWAHVFGQRYGTPRAPVEAMLKSGKDVLFDIDWQGAQQLHQIAGGDVVRIFILPPSMEELEKRLRGRATDSNEVIEGRMARAAGEIAHWDGYDYVLCNVDVEECFERVRTILHAERMKRSRQTGLIGFIRKLSRYHQED